From the Patescibacteria group bacterium genome, the window TGCCAAGATCATGACGCTGGATACGCCGCACAACCTTCTGAAGCTCGCGGATGTTGGGACCACGGTGCAATGCAATGTGGATCGTGCGATTTCCGTGGAAACATTGGGGCAACTTCCGGAGATCTCCGGTGTGGAGGTGATGGACCATATGTTCACCTTTAAAACCAAGCAGCCAGAGAAAGCGTTGCCCGCGCTCTTTACCCTGGCGCAGCAGCAGGGGGTTGCTTTGCACGATGTGCAGGTGCACCAGGCGACGTTGGAAGATGTCTTCCTGAAGCTCACCGGACGGAAACTCCGCGAGTAAATCCCGCGACACTCACTCTACACCTATGACCATTCGCAAACTCACCATCGCTTCTCTAAAGATGTTCGTGCGGAATAAGCAGGCGCTGTTCTTCACCATTTTCATGCCCTTCATTTTCATTGGCATCTTTGGTCTCATTGGCTTTGACAAGCCACAGACCATTGATTTGGGCATTGTCACGGAGAACCCATCTCCAGCCACGCAGACGTTCGTAGATTCTTTAAACGACATTTCGGTTTTTAAAGTTCATAGCGGGACTGAGACGGGTGAACGTGCTGAACTGCAGAACGGGAAACGAGCGGTTGTGGTGCTGATCCCAGACAATCTTTTCCCAGACCCAAAGAGCAAAACAGTCCCAGCACCAAAGCAGGTCGTCATCTTGAAGAATGTAGCGTACGAGCAGCAGGGACAGACCGCCATTAGCATTCTGAACCAGCTCTTTGACAAGACCACGCTGCAGGTGACCAAGGCACCCACGCTCTTCAACCTCGATGTGCAATCCATCAACGCCAAGAAAGTGCGGTACATTGATTTCCTGCTCCCGGGCATTGTAGCTATGTCCATTATGCAAATGGCCGTCTTCTCCGTCGCCTTTGTGTTCACGGATTATAAAGAGAAGGGGATTCTGAAGCGCTTGCTGGCCACGCCCATGAAACCGCAGGATTTTGTAGCGTCCCAAGTTATCACTCGGTTGATTGTGGCCGTTGCTCAGTCTGCCATACTGCTGGCTGTGGGCGCGCTCATCTTCAAGTCGCATATTTACGGTAATCCACTGCTCATTTTGCTGACGGTACTCCTGGGGAGCATTATGTTCCTCGGTCTTGGTTTCACCATCTCCGGTCTGTCCAAAACCGTGGAGGCTGTGCCGGCAATCGCAAACATCATTATCTTCCCCATGCTTTTCCTCTCTGGGATTTTCTTTCCCACCACCAGCATGCCGGGCTGGTTGCAGCATGTGGTGGAGTACCTACCATTGCAACCTTTTGCCAATGCGTTGCGATCTATTGTGGGGGAAGGCGCGAGTTTCAACGCTATCAAAGGTGACCTGGCGTGGGTCTTTGGCTGGGCCGTGGTTCTGGTCGTGCTCGCTGTGGTCACCTTCCGCTTTGAGGAAAAACGAGTGTAGGGGAGAAGCCATAAAGCCATAGAGCCGTAAGCCATAGGCCGTAAACTAGGGAGTCAGCTATAATACCGCTCC encodes:
- a CDS encoding ABC transporter permease, with amino-acid sequence MTIRKLTIASLKMFVRNKQALFFTIFMPFIFIGIFGLIGFDKPQTIDLGIVTENPSPATQTFVDSLNDISVFKVHSGTETGERAELQNGKRAVVVLIPDNLFPDPKSKTVPAPKQVVILKNVAYEQQGQTAISILNQLFDKTTLQVTKAPTLFNLDVQSINAKKVRYIDFLLPGIVAMSIMQMAVFSVAFVFTDYKEKGILKRLLATPMKPQDFVASQVITRLIVAVAQSAILLAVGALIFKSHIYGNPLLILLTVLLGSIMFLGLGFTISGLSKTVEAVPAIANIIIFPMLFLSGIFFPTTSMPGWLQHVVEYLPLQPFANALRSIVGEGASFNAIKGDLAWVFGWAVVLVVLAVVTFRFEEKRV